In a genomic window of Narcine bancroftii isolate sNarBan1 chromosome 7, sNarBan1.hap1, whole genome shotgun sequence:
- the LOC138739632 gene encoding uncharacterized protein isoform X1 has translation MIFALVEIEVLYLQDPDTNHRGRWQVAVEEKDLFLAMIPVMSSLTLMATISCLAGYDGTVSVSQHPEEITSSVGTTAMIVCEVHYHSKVPSQVDVYWYKGEPSPQNILIIPRVSNPSRDRHLCLYGEPSKHIRILTINNLTQSDSGLYTCEASVPLPPPLVSQVGNGTRLNVQESSSSAPLGNASGMWQGIIIPALIAYSMLVTMAVVALAILLHFHTKSRDALIIKKASQGSEEGAQGRSIRERTSSPGTEERSQEYEDMTFFRSKNLQRR, from the exons atgatctttgctttggttgagatcgaagtttt ATACTTGCAAGATCCAGACACAAACCACCGCGGCCGTTGGCAGGTTGCAGTGGAGGAGAAGGATTTATTTTTGGCGATGATTCCTGTGATGAGCTCACTCACACTCATGGCTACGATCTCGTGTTTAGCAG GCTATGATGGTACGGTATCAGTGTCACAGCACCCCGAGGAAATCACCTCATCAGTCGGAACAACAGCCATGATTGTTTGTGAAGTGCACTACCACAGCAAGGTCCCATCGCAAGTGGACGTGTACTGGTACAAGGGAGAGCCGTCTCCACAGAATATACTGATCATCCCCAGGGTTTCCAATCCTTCACGAGACAGGCACCTCTGTCTCTACGGTGAGCCATCCAAACATATCAGAATCCTGACCATAAACAACCTGACACAGAGTGATTCTGGGCTTTACACTTGTGAGGCCTCCGTTCCTTTACCCCCTCCGCTTGTCAGCCAGGTCGGAAATGGAACCAGACTGAACGTTCAAG AATCCAGCTCAAGTGCGCCTTTGGGGAATGCCTCTGGCATGTGGCAAGGCATTATTATTCCTGCCCTTATCGCTTATAGCATGCTTGTCACAATGGCAGTGGTAGCTCTCGCT ATCCTATTGCACTTCCATACAAAGTCCAGGGACGCACTCATCATCAAAAAGGCATCCCAAGGATCAGAGGAAGGAGCTCAGGGAAGATCCATCAGAGAACGAACAAGCTCTCCAGGTACTGAGGAGCGCAGTCAAGAATACGAAGACATGACATTCTTCAGATCCAAGAATCTGCAAAGGAGATAA
- the LOC138739632 gene encoding uncharacterized protein isoform X2, translated as MIFALVEIEVLYLQDPDTNHRGRWQVAVEEKDLFLAMIPVMSSLTLMATISCLAGYDGTVSVSQHPEEITSSVGTTAMIVCEVHYHSKVPSQVDVYWYKGEPSPQNILIIPRVSNPSRDRHLCLYESSSSAPLGNASGMWQGIIIPALIAYSMLVTMAVVALAILLHFHTKSRDALIIKKASQGSEEGAQGRSIRERTSSPGTEERSQEYEDMTFFRSKNLQRR; from the exons atgatctttgctttggttgagatcgaagtttt ATACTTGCAAGATCCAGACACAAACCACCGCGGCCGTTGGCAGGTTGCAGTGGAGGAGAAGGATTTATTTTTGGCGATGATTCCTGTGATGAGCTCACTCACACTCATGGCTACGATCTCGTGTTTAGCAG GCTATGATGGTACGGTATCAGTGTCACAGCACCCCGAGGAAATCACCTCATCAGTCGGAACAACAGCCATGATTGTTTGTGAAGTGCACTACCACAGCAAGGTCCCATCGCAAGTGGACGTGTACTGGTACAAGGGAGAGCCGTCTCCACAGAATATACTGATCATCCCCAGGGTTTCCAATCCTTCACGAGACAGGCACCTCTGTCTCTACG AATCCAGCTCAAGTGCGCCTTTGGGGAATGCCTCTGGCATGTGGCAAGGCATTATTATTCCTGCCCTTATCGCTTATAGCATGCTTGTCACAATGGCAGTGGTAGCTCTCGCT ATCCTATTGCACTTCCATACAAAGTCCAGGGACGCACTCATCATCAAAAAGGCATCCCAAGGATCAGAGGAAGGAGCTCAGGGAAGATCCATCAGAGAACGAACAAGCTCTCCAGGTACTGAGGAGCGCAGTCAAGAATACGAAGACATGACATTCTTCAGATCCAAGAATCTGCAAAGGAGATAA